The following proteins come from a genomic window of Alphaproteobacteria bacterium:
- a CDS encoding Hsp20/alpha crystallin family protein, with amino-acid sequence MYNDDFCIECNSISMFEPRIDIIERPKEYEVVAEIPGCNKADVKVEVDEDVLIISGKKEMMKEEGKEGSDYYYRECSYGEFSRGLSLPENAALDKVQSAQYDAGRLRIVVPKKKPSAAPKKRKIDLK; translated from the coding sequence ATGTACAATGATGATTTTTGTATAGAATGCAATTCTATATCCATGTTTGAACCCAGGATTGATATTATAGAGCGGCCCAAAGAATATGAGGTTGTGGCAGAAATTCCTGGATGCAATAAGGCAGATGTAAAGGTTGAGGTGGATGAAGATGTTTTAATTATCTCTGGCAAAAAAGAAATGATGAAAGAAGAGGGTAAAGAAGGAAGTGATTATTATTATCGCGAGTGCTCTTATGGCGAATTTAGTCGCGGTCTCAGTCTTCCTGAGAATGCTGCCTTGGATAAAGTGCAAAGTGCGCAATATGATGCTGGAAGATTGCGTATTGTTGTACCGAAAAAGAAGCCATCGGCCGCACCTAAGAAAAGAAAAATTGATTTGAAGTAG
- a CDS encoding uracil-DNA glycosylase, protein MTSKYNYLAKPRIYYQNLDTLDRLREYVSQKLEHPLKATAKNTVFSNNGTSDIMIIGEAPGADEDEQGQPFVGRSGQLLMKIFESIGLTREKLYITNLVPWRPPLNRNPTFEEMDFFLPIMKKHIRCKDPKVIVLLGGIITKALISKDIVISKVRGTFIDLEIEGKTYKVLPSFHPSYLLRSPMMKKLAWEDMCTLKKEII, encoded by the coding sequence ATGACCTCCAAGTATAACTATCTTGCAAAACCAAGAATATATTATCAAAATCTTGATACATTAGATCGTTTGCGTGAATATGTATCTCAAAAGCTTGAACATCCTTTAAAAGCAACAGCGAAAAATACAGTATTTTCTAACAATGGCACATCAGATATCATGATAATCGGCGAAGCCCCTGGCGCAGATGAGGATGAGCAAGGCCAACCATTTGTTGGAAGAAGTGGGCAGCTTCTTATGAAAATTTTTGAGTCTATTGGACTTACTCGAGAGAAGCTATATATCACGAACCTTGTTCCATGGCGCCCTCCTCTCAATCGAAACCCAACATTTGAAGAAATGGATTTCTTTTTGCCTATCATGAAAAAACATATTCGTTGCAAAGATCCAAAAGTCATTGTGCTGCTAGGCGGCATTATTACGAAAGCTTTAATTTCAAAAGATATCGTTATTTCAAAAGTACGCGGCACGTTTATAGATTTAGAAATCGAAGGAAAAACTTATAAAGTTCTGCCATCATTTCATCCATCTTATTTACTCAGATCTCCTATGATGAAAAAACTTGCATGGGAAGATATGTGCACACTGAAAAAGGAGATCATATGA
- a CDS encoding TatD family hydrolase: MIIDSHCHINRKEYDDDRSEVLKKARNIGIKRFILINTHIKEAKNLQNIAEQEEDLFYTIGNHPSDAYLSKSLHEDLDQLCNHKKLVGMGETGLDFYYDNIDRSVQQESFAIHIDIANKHDLPLVVHTRGAEDETIALLKKANKGVLHCFTGSYDMAKKALDLGFYISLSGILTFKNAADLRETAKKLPLDRILIETDAPYLTPEPFRKVKRNEPYYVYYVGQKLAEIRNIDFEVIAKHTTENCMALFSKMY, from the coding sequence ATGATTATAGATAGCCACTGTCATATTAACCGAAAGGAATATGATGATGATCGCTCAGAGGTGTTAAAAAAAGCTCGAAACATAGGTATAAAGCGCTTTATTTTAATCAATACACATATCAAGGAAGCCAAGAATTTGCAAAACATCGCTGAGCAAGAAGAAGATTTATTTTATACCATTGGCAACCATCCAAGCGACGCTTATTTATCAAAAAGTCTACATGAAGATTTAGATCAATTATGCAACCATAAGAAATTGGTTGGGATGGGTGAAACAGGATTGGATTTTTATTATGACAATATAGATCGCAGCGTTCAGCAAGAAAGTTTTGCGATACATATTGATATCGCCAATAAACATGACCTGCCTTTAGTTGTACACACAAGAGGCGCTGAAGATGAAACAATTGCACTGCTTAAAAAAGCCAACAAAGGTGTTTTGCATTGCTTTACTGGTAGTTATGATATGGCCAAAAAAGCATTAGATCTTGGCTTTTACATTTCTCTTTCAGGAATTTTAACTTTTAAAAATGCTGCTGATTTGAGAGAAACAGCGAAAAAACTTCCGTTAGATCGTATCTTAATCGAAACAGATGCGCCATATTTAACGCCAGAACCTTTTAGAAAAGTGAAACGCAATGAACCCTATTATGTTTATTATGTTGGTCAAAAATTGGCAGAAATTCGGAATATAGACTTTGAAGTTATTGCAAAACATACGACAGAGAATTGTATGGCTTTGTTTTCTAAGATGTATTAA
- a CDS encoding iron-sulfur cluster assembly accessory protein: MSSMFITLTDRAKNQFLHLMQSEEQHAIKINIETKGCSGKAYTMTYAKSKDPLDEEIALDDQHAIYIDPKAMLFIVGTEIDYETKKLQSGFVFNNPNERGRCGCGKSFHV, encoded by the coding sequence ATAAGCAGCATGTTTATCACCCTCACGGATCGCGCAAAAAACCAGTTTTTGCACCTCATGCAATCTGAAGAGCAGCATGCCATCAAAATTAATATTGAGACCAAAGGTTGCTCAGGAAAGGCTTACACTATGACATATGCAAAATCTAAAGATCCACTCGATGAGGAGATCGCTTTAGATGATCAACATGCTATATATATCGACCCAAAAGCTATGCTGTTTATTGTAGGAACGGAGATCGATTACGAAACCAAAAAACTTCAATCCGGATTTGTATTCAACAACCCTAACGAAAGAGGTCGATGCGGCTGCGGAAAGTCATTCCATGTCTAA
- the era gene encoding GTPase Era: MSKSGFITIVGYPNSGKSTLMNALVGQKISIVTHKVQTTRRQIQGVLTEGNYQAIFIDTPGIFDPKKPLEKAIVDNAYKSFQGVDLVMLVMDARKYDEAFVEKIKKAAKNTPFCLVLNKIDLMDQKDYETLPGMKISAKTGVGLDILKQYIFEHLPEHPFMYDPEQITNINQKIWSAEITREKAMLLLQQELPYELYVETEKFEETDAKADIHQTIVVSRDSLKGIVLGAKGMMIKKIGMEARKDLSAQMNKKVNLFLFVKVRKDWQEKMLTLKSLGIL, from the coding sequence ATGTCTAAATCAGGATTCATTACAATCGTTGGCTACCCCAACAGCGGAAAATCAACACTCATGAACGCTTTAGTTGGGCAAAAAATCTCTATTGTCACACATAAAGTTCAAACCACTAGGCGTCAAATACAAGGGGTTTTAACTGAAGGTAATTATCAAGCAATTTTCATTGATACGCCTGGTATTTTTGACCCTAAAAAACCCTTAGAAAAAGCAATCGTAGATAACGCTTATAAAAGTTTTCAAGGCGTTGATCTCGTGATGCTCGTCATGGATGCACGAAAATATGATGAGGCATTCGTTGAAAAAATCAAAAAAGCAGCAAAAAATACCCCTTTCTGCCTTGTTTTAAATAAAATCGATCTCATGGATCAAAAAGACTATGAAACACTTCCTGGTATGAAAATTTCAGCTAAAACAGGTGTTGGATTAGATATACTCAAGCAATATATTTTTGAACACCTTCCTGAACATCCTTTTATGTATGATCCAGAACAAATTACCAATATCAATCAAAAAATCTGGTCTGCTGAAATCACACGTGAAAAAGCCATGTTGTTACTACAGCAAGAATTGCCATATGAACTATATGTTGAAACAGAGAAATTTGAAGAAACGGATGCAAAAGCAGATATTCATCAAACCATTGTTGTTTCCAGAGATTCTTTAAAAGGTATAGTATTAGGGGCTAAAGGCATGATGATCAAAAAAATTGGTATGGAAGCTCGTAAAGACCTAAGCGCACAGATGAATAAAAAGGTGAATTTGTTTTTGTTTGTGAAGGTTAGAAAAGACTGGCAAGAGAAGATGTTAACGCTCAAAAGTTTAGGAATTCTCTGA